In Arthrobacter sp. StoSoilB5, one genomic interval encodes:
- a CDS encoding alpha/beta hydrolase, translating into MPTNDSLVTDGQAHISSLMPAFDYEKLAPAELLVAQPQRLLPGTASFLNIPYASPLGWRPLLLDVHLPDRGQGPFPAVIYVHGGSFLGGIKAMGPWRSLPLAGIAVVSISYRFSGEAQYPEPVEDVRAAVRWTRANAAQFNLAPDALALWGSSAGAYLASMAAVTGDFPLGRPVGQETTTSARVTCVVNHYGISDFAALGDDALEDDVAEKEALARIVRQFLGFDPALDRERALDANPMRLAAEHPDTPPFLFMHGDRDRRVGYRQSLRFHQGLLQLGRSSTLVTVPGADHGDKIFEEEDVVGRAVAFLRSCWAKAAGRNPSGSDD; encoded by the coding sequence ATGCCAACGAACGACTCACTCGTAACTGACGGCCAAGCGCACATATCATCACTCATGCCGGCCTTCGATTATGAGAAATTGGCCCCTGCGGAACTGCTCGTGGCGCAGCCGCAGAGGTTGCTTCCCGGTACCGCCAGCTTCCTAAACATTCCGTACGCATCACCATTGGGCTGGCGGCCACTGCTGCTTGATGTTCATTTGCCGGACAGGGGACAAGGTCCATTTCCTGCAGTTATCTATGTACATGGCGGCAGTTTCCTGGGGGGGATCAAGGCCATGGGACCATGGCGTTCGCTACCTTTAGCGGGGATTGCGGTTGTATCCATCTCATATAGGTTCTCTGGCGAAGCCCAATACCCGGAGCCCGTTGAAGATGTCCGTGCCGCAGTTCGATGGACGCGTGCCAACGCGGCGCAGTTCAATCTCGCCCCTGATGCATTGGCTCTGTGGGGTAGCTCAGCAGGTGCGTACTTGGCTTCCATGGCCGCAGTCACCGGAGACTTCCCTCTCGGTCGCCCCGTGGGTCAGGAAACCACTACCTCCGCACGGGTGACATGCGTTGTCAACCATTATGGGATTTCCGACTTCGCTGCTCTTGGCGACGATGCGCTCGAAGACGACGTAGCGGAGAAGGAAGCGTTGGCCCGCATCGTCCGCCAGTTTCTTGGATTTGATCCTGCCCTCGACCGCGAGAGAGCCTTGGATGCCAACCCGATGAGGTTGGCCGCGGAGCATCCGGACACTCCACCTTTCCTCTTCATGCACGGCGACAGAGACCGCCGCGTGGGTTACAGACAAAGTCTTCGTTTCCACCAAGGACTGTTGCAGCTGGGCCGTTCTTCGACTCTGGTAACCGTGCCCGGGGCCGACCACGGGGACAAGATTTTTGAGGAAGAGGACGTGGTGGGCCGAGCGGTGGCCTTTCTGCGTAGCTGCTGGGCCAAGGCAGCCGGCAGAAACCCGTCGGGTTCCGATGACTAG
- a CDS encoding GAF and ANTAR domain-containing protein yields MVNKSRAERLSDTFVKLTDTLVADYDVLDLLHTLVEDAVDLLDAAHAGLLLSDADGNLQLLASTSEQSQLVELLQLEAGAGPCVECYRTGTVITVDDIGTLGDRWPAFQHIALDMGFRSVHAVPMRVHTRVIGAMGLFGAETGALTPEDASIAQAMADVATISLLQERTIREAGVLNDQLQRALTTRVLIEQAKGVIAQTKNLDMDSAFNVLRAHARSSRQNLHDVAESIIKRTLMI; encoded by the coding sequence ATGGTAAACAAAAGCAGAGCCGAGCGTCTCAGCGATACGTTCGTGAAGCTTACCGACACCCTCGTTGCTGACTACGACGTCCTGGACCTCCTCCACACCCTCGTGGAGGACGCCGTCGACTTGCTCGACGCCGCCCATGCCGGACTGTTGCTCTCCGACGCCGACGGGAACCTGCAACTGCTCGCCTCCACCAGCGAGCAAAGCCAACTGGTGGAGCTGCTGCAACTCGAAGCCGGAGCTGGCCCCTGCGTGGAGTGCTACCGCACCGGAACCGTCATCACCGTCGATGACATCGGCACCCTTGGTGACCGCTGGCCGGCATTCCAACACATTGCCTTGGACATGGGATTCAGGTCAGTGCACGCCGTGCCAATGCGCGTCCACACCAGGGTCATCGGCGCCATGGGCCTGTTCGGCGCCGAAACCGGCGCCCTAACCCCCGAAGACGCCTCCATCGCCCAGGCCATGGCCGACGTGGCGACCATCAGCCTTCTCCAGGAACGCACCATCCGCGAAGCGGGCGTCCTCAACGACCAACTGCAACGCGCGCTAACCACCCGGGTGCTCATCGAGCAGGCCAAGGGTGTCATCGCACAGACCAAGAACCTCGACATGGACAGTGCTTTCAATGTGCTACGCGCACATGCCCGCTCCTCCCGGCAAAACCTTCACGACGTCGCCGAAAGCATCATCAAGCGCACTTTGATGATCTAG
- a CDS encoding FAD-dependent monooxygenase produces the protein MPHSTPSVHDLHTGAANSPTTALVVGASMAGLSTAAQLTDIGYKVTVVERAPHLRLVGSPIDVRGEALTVADKMGILDTIRQHKVASDERPVFTTFVDFKGQAVAELPVEMANDSVDDIEISREALINVLHSRIGTATDFVYGDWPVSVTEDGAGVAVAFASGRNDRYQIVVGADGIHSSIRKLVFGPESIFRKHLGVYYAIVDLPTGTKNIVNESRTYNCPGGMVGINDYGDRAFGVFAFRAPERDYDYRNTAAQKGLLIEAFDNEQGWHVPFLLDAVSDAEDIYFDSVSQVHMPRWSHGRFVLVGDAAHAASLFSGRGTSLAMMGAAILAEALTESGHEPSAAFERYETRLRPAVQKAQEGVSEARDFMVPETQAGIDQRNLRFPLKSASHLV, from the coding sequence ATGCCACACTCAACACCCTCCGTCCATGACCTCCACACAGGGGCCGCCAACTCCCCAACCACAGCCCTCGTCGTGGGCGCGAGCATGGCTGGACTTTCAACTGCGGCCCAGCTGACAGATATCGGTTACAAAGTCACCGTTGTGGAACGGGCGCCACACCTGCGGCTCGTTGGCTCCCCCATTGACGTCCGAGGTGAAGCCCTGACTGTGGCCGACAAGATGGGCATTCTGGACACCATACGCCAACACAAGGTCGCCAGTGACGAACGGCCCGTGTTCACCACCTTCGTCGACTTCAAAGGACAAGCAGTAGCCGAGTTGCCCGTGGAAATGGCGAACGATTCCGTGGACGACATCGAAATTTCACGCGAAGCCCTCATCAACGTCCTCCACTCGAGAATCGGAACGGCGACAGACTTCGTTTATGGCGATTGGCCTGTCAGCGTGACGGAGGACGGCGCAGGGGTGGCTGTGGCCTTCGCCAGTGGAAGGAATGATAGATACCAGATTGTCGTCGGGGCGGACGGAATCCATTCATCCATCCGCAAGCTGGTTTTCGGGCCTGAATCCATCTTCAGGAAACACCTTGGTGTCTACTACGCCATCGTCGATCTTCCGACTGGCACCAAAAATATAGTCAATGAAAGCCGGACCTATAACTGTCCCGGCGGCATGGTGGGGATCAACGACTACGGGGATCGTGCGTTTGGTGTCTTTGCCTTCCGGGCGCCCGAGAGAGACTACGACTACCGTAATACAGCGGCACAGAAAGGCCTTCTGATCGAGGCGTTCGACAATGAGCAAGGCTGGCACGTACCGTTCCTCCTGGATGCAGTAAGTGATGCCGAAGACATTTACTTCGACTCCGTCAGCCAAGTCCACATGCCGCGTTGGTCGCATGGCCGCTTCGTTCTGGTCGGGGATGCGGCCCACGCAGCCTCACTGTTCTCTGGACGAGGAACGTCATTGGCAATGATGGGCGCCGCCATCCTGGCCGAGGCTCTCACGGAATCAGGACATGAACCATCCGCGGCCTTCGAGCGCTACGAAACGCGTCTGCGGCCAGCAGTCCAAAAAGCCCAGGAGGGCGTCAGTGAGGCGCGCGACTTCATGGTTCCCGAAACCCAGGCCGGCATCGACCAGCGCAACCTACGTTTCCCCCTGAAGTCAGCCTCACACCTCGTCTAA
- a CDS encoding AAA family ATPase, whose amino-acid sequence MAASRNPLDDLRETIGHLANQLKLSGSERVDDLVGDLMGAKPGPGRPLSEVQAELDALVGLETVKEQVRALVALLQVQARRKMHGLPEVATSQHLVFLGNPGTGKTTVARLLAEMYRAVGLLQKGHLVEVDRSGLVGQYVGATAIKTDRVIRRALDGVLFIDEAYALTPEDGRMDFGPEAIEVLLKRMEDHRHRLVVIVAGYPRLMESFLLSNPGLRSRFAREITFPDYSVDALQTIFHQMLVQHEYTLEPGADQMLRRILTGLHAGEDSGNARFARTLFEQALNRQALRLSRDKEQSLDALDREAVMTLTEDDIVEAALALGEEPEPEPTPPRPEQSRWWRWLV is encoded by the coding sequence ATGGCTGCCAGCCGCAATCCGCTCGATGACCTGCGCGAAACCATCGGTCATCTAGCCAACCAGCTCAAGCTGTCCGGTTCGGAGCGCGTCGACGACCTGGTCGGCGACCTCATGGGTGCGAAGCCCGGGCCGGGCCGGCCACTGTCAGAGGTGCAGGCCGAACTCGATGCGCTGGTTGGACTGGAGACCGTGAAGGAACAGGTGCGGGCGCTCGTCGCATTGCTCCAGGTCCAAGCCCGCCGTAAGATGCACGGCCTGCCGGAAGTGGCCACATCGCAGCATCTGGTGTTCCTCGGAAACCCGGGCACGGGCAAGACCACCGTGGCGCGGCTCCTGGCCGAGATGTACCGAGCAGTTGGTCTGCTGCAGAAAGGGCACCTGGTCGAGGTCGACCGTTCGGGCCTGGTGGGGCAGTACGTCGGCGCAACCGCCATCAAGACGGACCGGGTGATCCGGCGTGCGCTGGACGGCGTCCTGTTCATCGACGAAGCGTACGCGTTGACCCCGGAGGACGGCCGGATGGACTTCGGCCCGGAAGCCATCGAGGTCCTGCTCAAGCGGATGGAGGACCATCGCCACCGCTTGGTGGTGATCGTGGCCGGGTACCCGCGGCTGATGGAGTCCTTCTTGCTCTCCAACCCCGGACTGCGGTCCAGGTTCGCCCGAGAGATCACGTTCCCCGACTACTCCGTCGACGCACTCCAGACGATTTTCCACCAGATGCTGGTCCAGCACGAGTACACGCTGGAGCCGGGTGCGGACCAGATGCTGCGCCGCATCCTCACCGGGCTCCACGCGGGCGAGGACTCCGGCAACGCACGGTTCGCCCGCACGCTGTTCGAGCAGGCGCTCAACCGCCAGGCGCTGCGGCTGTCGCGCGACAAGGAACAAAGTCTCGACGCGCTCGATCGTGAGGCCGTCATGACGCTCACGGAGGACGACATCGTCGAGGCCGCGCTGGCCTTGGGCGAGGAGCCGGAGCCGGAACCGACACCGCCACGACCGGAACAGTCACGCTGGTGGCGCTGGCTGGTCTGA
- a CDS encoding acyl-CoA desaturase, translated as MPTLVLLPQTSAAHHQRARGGNTLTSTHQPPPVVPTLTPISKHATPGIRINKVTNSYAGLLTSVKEAGLLERCRRYYLLLLMLLVVAGAAVWVAFFLLGDSWLQLAVAAVLGVVFTQFALVGHEAAHLQVFSSRAANEWTARLIATLMVGMSYAYWTDKHSRHHARPNVVNKDPDIAPGAIVFHNEVPTKRGRFSRAYGKRQGFLLFPLLLFLGWTLHIDSLKYLLRRGPVKYRWLELGLLGLRLGTYIGLLFLVLSPGVAAAFIGVQVAVFGLYMGGTFAPNHKGMPILPENSRADFLTRQVLTSRNITGGGFVTFFMGGLNYQIEHHLFPDMPRRHLREASQLVKAHCALTGIPYTETGLMSSYGIVIRYLNKVGLKAADPFTCPLAQGHRR; from the coding sequence GTGCCTACGCTGGTGTTGTTGCCCCAGACCTCGGCAGCGCATCACCAGCGCGCACGAGGAGGCAACACCTTGACCTCAACCCATCAGCCCCCGCCGGTCGTACCCACGCTCACGCCAATATCCAAGCATGCAACGCCCGGAATCCGGATCAACAAAGTCACCAACAGCTACGCGGGCCTCTTGACGTCAGTCAAGGAGGCCGGGCTGCTTGAGCGGTGCCGGCGCTATTACCTCCTGCTCTTGATGCTCCTGGTCGTCGCGGGCGCCGCTGTCTGGGTGGCGTTCTTCCTTCTAGGCGACTCTTGGCTCCAGCTTGCAGTCGCGGCCGTGCTCGGTGTCGTGTTCACGCAGTTCGCGTTGGTCGGCCACGAAGCTGCGCACCTTCAGGTGTTCTCCTCCCGGGCTGCAAATGAGTGGACTGCACGCCTGATCGCCACCCTGATGGTGGGTATGAGTTATGCCTACTGGACCGACAAGCACTCAAGGCACCACGCCCGACCGAACGTGGTTAATAAGGATCCGGACATCGCTCCCGGCGCCATCGTCTTCCACAACGAAGTGCCGACCAAGCGTGGGCGCTTTTCCCGGGCCTACGGCAAGCGACAGGGCTTTCTCCTTTTCCCGCTGCTTTTGTTCCTTGGATGGACATTGCACATCGACTCGCTGAAGTATCTGCTGCGTCGCGGGCCGGTGAAGTACCGATGGCTTGAGCTTGGCCTGCTGGGTCTGCGCCTCGGCACCTACATCGGATTGCTGTTCCTTGTGCTGTCCCCTGGTGTCGCCGCAGCGTTTATCGGGGTTCAGGTCGCCGTCTTCGGGTTGTATATGGGCGGAACCTTTGCACCAAACCACAAAGGAATGCCGATACTTCCCGAAAACAGCCGTGCCGACTTCCTGACCCGGCAGGTGCTCACTTCCCGAAATATCACCGGCGGTGGATTCGTCACGTTCTTCATGGGTGGGCTCAACTACCAGATCGAACACCATTTGTTTCCCGACATGCCCCGTCGGCATCTTCGCGAAGCCAGCCAGTTGGTCAAAGCACACTGCGCTCTCACAGGCATCCCCTACACCGAGACTGGGCTGATGAGCTCCTACGGAATCGTTATCCGCTACCTCAACAAGGTAGGACTCAAGGCCGCAGACCCGTTCACCTGCCCCCTCGCCCAAGGGCACCGACGCTAA
- a CDS encoding NADPH:quinone reductase, protein MKAIVYEETGSSSVLKFQDKPLADPGAGEVRVRIVVSGVNPTDWKARAGGGRNIPLEAPKVPNQDGAGVIDEIGSGVTGLSVGDRVWLWDVAWDSHEGTAQEYAVVPAAKAVALPDAESFDTGASIGIPALTAHRALTSNEDGPARLSPGALAGRTVLVTGGAGAVGHAAIQLANWAGATIITTVSGDRKAELARLAGAHTIVNYRTDDVVAAVRRSAPGGVDTIVDVNAPANIDSDVKVLKPSGTIAIYAANPGETVTVPIRESMTKNVRYQFILTYTVTDEQKEHAVAAVFEALKAGALRVGEAHGLPLTRFPLEDTAAAHDAVEQGTIGKVLIDVAPSS, encoded by the coding sequence ATGAAAGCGATTGTGTACGAAGAAACAGGTTCGTCCTCAGTGCTGAAGTTTCAGGACAAGCCGCTGGCTGACCCCGGCGCGGGTGAGGTTCGGGTTCGCATCGTCGTCTCCGGGGTGAACCCCACCGACTGGAAGGCCCGGGCAGGCGGAGGACGAAACATCCCGCTGGAAGCGCCGAAGGTTCCTAACCAGGACGGCGCCGGCGTGATCGACGAGATCGGCTCCGGAGTGACAGGACTCAGCGTCGGCGACCGAGTCTGGCTCTGGGACGTCGCCTGGGACAGCCATGAGGGCACAGCACAGGAGTATGCGGTTGTACCGGCCGCCAAAGCAGTGGCGCTTCCGGACGCAGAGTCCTTCGATACGGGGGCGTCCATCGGCATCCCCGCCCTGACAGCGCACCGGGCGCTGACCTCGAACGAGGACGGCCCTGCCAGGCTCTCCCCCGGCGCGTTGGCGGGACGAACGGTACTGGTCACCGGCGGTGCAGGCGCAGTGGGACACGCTGCGATTCAGCTCGCAAATTGGGCCGGAGCAACCATCATCACGACTGTCAGCGGAGATCGGAAAGCTGAACTCGCACGCCTCGCGGGAGCCCATACCATCGTGAACTACCGCACCGACGACGTCGTGGCTGCCGTCCGTCGCTCCGCCCCCGGCGGGGTCGACACCATCGTTGACGTCAACGCTCCAGCCAACATCGATTCCGACGTGAAGGTGCTCAAGCCAAGCGGAACCATAGCCATCTACGCGGCGAACCCCGGAGAAACAGTGACAGTTCCAATCCGCGAAAGCATGACCAAGAACGTCCGATACCAGTTCATTCTCACTTACACCGTGACGGACGAGCAGAAAGAGCACGCCGTGGCAGCCGTCTTTGAGGCGCTGAAGGCCGGCGCGTTGCGCGTCGGCGAAGCGCACGGCCTGCCGCTGACCCGCTTCCCGCTCGAAGATACCGCCGCGGCACATGATGCCGTGGAGCAGGGCACCATCGGGAAGGTGCTCATCGACGTCGCACCATCATCCTGA
- a CDS encoding GAF and ANTAR domain-containing protein: MPEVTSAAAYGPHGDLCAAFLQELPIDGAAVSIFGGSAAETLMCASDVTAARLDELQYDLGDGPRWDVFRTQLPVMIPDLSAAGVRLWPAFAEAAATTDAAALFVFPLLAGGLVIGVAELYCTSPREFSPAQISRATHIASRTAWTLLRGLMPDHETESAAIPVARREIHQATGMVLVQTGSTAAEALLLLRGHAFASGRSLQDTAVDVVNRRLNFTPAPDAADSGPQ; the protein is encoded by the coding sequence GTGCCTGAGGTGACCTCAGCGGCGGCGTATGGACCCCACGGCGATCTGTGTGCCGCATTCCTCCAGGAACTGCCCATCGACGGCGCAGCTGTTTCCATTTTCGGTGGTTCTGCAGCCGAAACATTGATGTGCGCGTCCGACGTTACGGCCGCCCGGCTTGATGAGCTCCAGTACGATCTCGGGGACGGACCACGGTGGGATGTTTTCCGCACCCAACTGCCGGTCATGATCCCAGACCTCAGCGCCGCCGGAGTGCGCTTATGGCCGGCGTTCGCCGAAGCTGCGGCCACGACCGACGCAGCCGCGCTCTTTGTCTTCCCGTTGCTCGCCGGTGGCCTGGTCATCGGTGTGGCGGAACTTTACTGCACTTCTCCGCGCGAATTCAGTCCCGCCCAGATCAGCCGGGCCACCCACATCGCCAGCCGGACCGCCTGGACTTTGCTGCGGGGATTGATGCCAGACCATGAGACCGAATCCGCGGCCATTCCAGTGGCCCGTCGGGAAATCCACCAGGCAACCGGTATGGTGCTGGTCCAGACCGGAAGCACCGCCGCCGAAGCGTTGCTGTTGCTCCGCGGTCATGCCTTCGCCAGCGGACGTTCCCTGCAGGACACCGCCGTGGACGTGGTGAACCGACGGCTGAATTTCACCCCGGCACCGGACGCCGCCGATAGCGGTCCACAGTAA
- a CDS encoding dihydrodipicolinate synthase family protein has translation MNAKGNPSTPRVSGKQETLELWGMVATPFGPGGGVIDLESLSRLSRVLVERGCTSLVGLGVIAEPASLTMREKVMAMEAIAGSAGGLPVVASVMNPGWAEALLEARQLTSALPGKLSAIMVPVSSSDPREFRDSLRAVHKSTGLPVIVQDLPRATGIRISVEDLADTLSGLDFIQAVKCESEPTFTRINFLESRISSRLIGGFGGIGLIDDLRSGAVGMAAGISKPEVLASALQKWRMGDELGAAKTVGEIAGLINFETQQGASIAIRKEHWRRQGVIEHAAVRPPTTAWSAAFDAHSRFYGFV, from the coding sequence ATGAATGCCAAGGGCAACCCTTCCACTCCACGCGTTTCTGGCAAGCAGGAAACACTTGAGCTTTGGGGCATGGTGGCGACGCCATTCGGGCCTGGTGGGGGAGTAATCGACTTGGAGTCGCTGTCGCGGCTGTCACGGGTCTTGGTTGAACGTGGATGCACCAGCCTCGTGGGGTTGGGCGTGATTGCGGAGCCTGCGAGTCTGACCATGCGGGAAAAGGTCATGGCCATGGAAGCCATTGCCGGCAGCGCGGGGGGCTTACCAGTCGTAGCAAGTGTTATGAACCCCGGGTGGGCTGAGGCTCTGCTTGAGGCGCGTCAACTGACCTCGGCTCTGCCTGGGAAGCTGTCGGCCATCATGGTGCCCGTCTCCAGTAGCGACCCCCGAGAGTTTAGGGACTCTCTCCGTGCTGTTCACAAATCCACGGGCTTACCGGTGATAGTCCAGGACCTGCCCAGGGCCACAGGAATCCGAATCAGTGTCGAAGACCTCGCGGACACTCTCTCGGGTTTGGATTTCATCCAAGCGGTCAAGTGTGAATCGGAACCCACCTTCACGCGGATCAACTTTCTGGAATCGAGGATATCCTCGCGACTCATCGGCGGGTTCGGCGGCATCGGCTTGATTGATGATCTGCGCTCCGGAGCTGTTGGAATGGCCGCTGGCATTTCGAAGCCGGAAGTGCTGGCTTCAGCGTTGCAGAAGTGGCGGATGGGTGATGAACTTGGTGCAGCCAAAACGGTGGGCGAGATTGCAGGCCTTATTAACTTTGAGACCCAGCAGGGTGCCAGCATTGCAATTCGTAAAGAGCATTGGCGTCGACAAGGTGTCATTGAGCATGCTGCAGTAAGGCCGCCGACCACTGCCTGGTCGGCGGCCTTTGATGCGCATAGCCGGTTTTACGGATTTGTGTAG